The genomic region TCATATTTTTCATTTGTAAAATCATAATCCCATGGAACCCTTATAATAGTACAATTTCTTCTCAAGAGACAACGTAAAATATTATTCTTTAAACCAAAGTCTACGATTAATATTTTATATTTTCCATTTCCATATGTTATTTTTTCATGAATAGAAACTTTTTCAGAAAGGTTCTCCTGATTCGGATCATAAAAAGGAAGATTTTCATTTTCCATTAAAATTTTACCTAACATAGATCCTCCCTTTTTTCTAAGTTTTTTTGCAATGAATCTGGTATCTATACCAGATAATCCAGGAACTCCATTTTTAGATAACCAATCAGATAGAGATAAACTCATATTCCAATGATACGGTCGGTTAGAATAATAAGAAATAATAAGTCCAGATACTTGAATTCTATCGGATTCATAAAATTCAGAAATAGATTCAGAACAAGAAAAAGATGGAATTCCATAATTTCCTATTATAGGATAAGTATAAGTAAGGATTTGCCCTCTGTAAGAGGGATCCGTCATACTTTCTGTATAACCGGTCATAGCTGTATTAAATACAACCTCTCCAGAAGAGGATACTGGTGCTCCAAAATGATAAGCTTCATACCTTGTTCCGTCTTCCAACATAAGGATAGCCTTTCTTTTATTTTCCATTTTTTTTATATAGATATCCTAAGGCATTCTTTAACTTTGTAAGGAATAATTTGATATGATTTTCGTTAATATTCATCGGAGGAAGTAATCGCAAAACATATGGATTGTTAGAT from Blattabacterium cuenoti harbors:
- the carA gene encoding glutamine-hydrolyzing carbamoyl-phosphate synthase small subunit; the encoded protein is MENKRKAILMLEDGTRYEAYHFGAPVSSSGEVVFNTAMTGYTESMTDPSYRGQILTYTYPIIGNYGIPSFSCSESISEFYESDRIQVSGLIISYYSNRPYHWNMSLSLSDWLSKNGVPGLSGIDTRFIAKKLRKKGGSMLGKILMENENLPFYDPNQENLSEKVSIHEKITYGNGKYKILIVDFGLKNNILRCLLRRNCTIIRVPWDYDFTNEKYDGLVLSNGPGNPKIYEKPIHYIRIAMKKERPIFGICLGNQLLGIAAGGNTYKLKYAHRSHNQPVLSLKTGKSFITSQNHGYVLDAIKLPKEWKIFFKNLNDDTCEGIIHDYKPFFSVQFHPEASSGPTDTEFLFDLFINSIVRRNK